GCATCCCCAACGATGATGCAACTGGCGAGATGTATGAAGTTGCAATGGATATTTTAGGCACAGCTGGTTATGGCCATTATGAGATTTCTAATTGGGCTAAAACCCAAAGCTCAAACTTTAATCCAAGTGAAAGCTTGCCAGCCTACGCCTCACGTCACAACGTTGCCTATTGGCTCAACGCCGATTATTTGGGAGTTGGAGCAGGTGCTCATAGCCATTGGCGTGGCTGGCGCTGGGTTGATCAACGGGTGCTGGAGCCGTTCGCCCAGCAGGTTGAAGGTGGCCAAGCACCATTAATTGATATTCAGCAGTGCGAACCACATGATCGCGATTTTGAAACGATTATGATGGGATTGCGGCTGAATTGTGGTTTAGGGTTTACCCATTTTCAACAGCGCACTGACCACGATTTGCTCGAACGCTATCAGCCAGTGATCGATCAATTAATTGCACAAGGCATGCTTGAGCAAACCCCAAATGCGATTCGCTTTACGCCGCGTGGACGCATGGTCGGCAATCAAGTGATCGAACGCTTTTTGGTTGATTGAAACGTGGGAGCAGTTAATTTTTAACCACGAAGGACACGAAGGGCACGAATGTTGGGTTTGGAAGTACTATTGGATTTGAAAGCAATTCAAACATTCAGCAAATGCACCTTTGCGTCCTTCGTGCTCTTCGCGGTTAACATGTTCATCCCTCATCCTTCATTACTTCATCCCTTCTTTTCTCTGCGCCTCTGTGTTAAATGTCTTTGCTTTTGACTTTTGACTTTAACTCAGGATTGCCCGTATAATCGCGAATGCAATTTACAAGTTTGTTTGTGGTGCGTTGCTGTCCCGGATGACACACACGCGCAATGGGGGAAGCCAGTCCAAGTCTGGCGCTGTCCCGCAACGGTAGGAAGCCCACGCTTCAAGCCCGATAACCCGCCACAAACTCATCGACACTCCAACATTTCCCTCGCGGATCAGGGAAGGAGTTGCTAGACCCTGCTGGGTTTAGTGCCTCTTTTCCTCTTTGGCATGAGCCGAAGAGGTTTTTTCTTGGCTGTTTGCATGCTGGTGTGTCGTCCAACGGAGCCAGCATGAGCGATGCCCCACTGACGATGCGTGCCTATGGCCGCCATTTATTTATTTGTACTGGTGATCAATGTAATGGCGACGCTGACGGCGCGGCCTTAGCCCAATACGCCCTCGAACAACTCGGCGAGCGACGCAAATTACGCAATCCTGAACGGGTCAAATGCTCGACCGTTAGTTGTTTGGGGGTCTGCCAGCGCGGCCCAATTGCGGTGGTTTACCCCGAAGGTATTTGGTATAGCCAGCTTGATCACGATTTGGTTGAACAAATTGTGCAAGCGCATTTGATTAATGGCGAGCCAGTTGAGGCCGCGATTTTTCATCGGTTGTATCCAGTGGATCAAGAGCCGGAATACGCTCCAGCAGTGCGCGGCGATCAAGCGGTTAATCCAATTGAATTGCAGCATGATCAGGCAGTTGAGCAATTAGAGCCAATCGTCGTTGCTGGCACGCAACTGCATTCAACCGAGGAAAAACAGCGCTATCGTGAACAAGTACGCAAATTGCGCAAAGGCAAAAAAGGCCTTGTGATCGTCAATACTGGCAATGGTAAGGGCAAAACCTCGGCAGCATTGGGCGTGATGACCCGGGCGTGGGGCCGTGATCTCAAGGTTAAAGTCATTCAATTTCTCAAACACGAAAACGCCAAGTTTGGTGAATCGCGGGCAGCTGCCAAGATGGAGATTGAGTTTGGTGGTACTGGTGATGGGTTCACTTGGACCTCAAAAGATCTTGATGCGACCAAAGCCAAAGCCCTGCATGGCTGGGAACTGGCCAAAACCGCGATTAGCTCGAATCAGTATCAAATTGTGATTCTCGATGAATTTACCTATGTGATGGCCTTTGGATGGCTCGATGTCAACGAGGTTGTGGCTTGGTTGGCGACCAACAAGCCCGAATTATTGCATGTGATTATCACAGGCCGCGATGCTCCCGCTGCTCTGATCGAGCACGCCGACCTCGTGACCGAGATGCGCGAAATTAAACATCCTTTTACAACTCAAGGCATTCGTGCCCAGATCGGAATTGACTTCTGATGACTGAACGTTTGCAACGCAATATGGTCGAGCGCATCGATGGGCGCATGGTCAACGCTGGTTTCAAGCGCGGAATGTTGTTTATCTGCGCTCATGGCTGCTGCTGCGGGATTACCGAGCGTGGTTTTGCCCCGGTTTGGCCGGAAATTCACCAGCATGAATGGGAAAGCCGCAAATTGCGCAATATCGTTCATTTGAATATGGGCGGTTGTTTGGGGCCATGCCCGTTGGCGAATGTGGCGATGTTGATGTTCGATGGTCAGCCGATTTGGTTTCATTCGCTCAACCAGCCTGAGTTGGTGGTCGCGCTCTACGACTACATCGAAGCCATGATTCAAGCCGATCAGGTGCTGCCTGCACCACCTAATCTCAAAGCCCATGTCTTCAATGGCTTTAAATGGGATGGGCAGGCGACCGCCGCAATTAGCCAAGTGCCAGCGCCAATTAGCCAACCTAGTTTGGGCAATGGCATCGTATTTTTGACCCAAGCTGATACGGATATTCTGTTGATTGAGCAAGCGCGTCGCCAATTGCCCAGCGATTTTGCCAACCTACAAACCGCCAACGTGGGCGATGCCGAGGATCAAACTGCACTTGATGGCTTGCTTGATCGCTTGTTGCCCCAAGCCG
This sequence is a window from Herpetosiphon gulosus. Protein-coding genes within it:
- the cobO gene encoding cob(I)yrinic acid a,c-diamide adenosyltransferase codes for the protein MSDAPLTMRAYGRHLFICTGDQCNGDADGAALAQYALEQLGERRKLRNPERVKCSTVSCLGVCQRGPIAVVYPEGIWYSQLDHDLVEQIVQAHLINGEPVEAAIFHRLYPVDQEPEYAPAVRGDQAVNPIELQHDQAVEQLEPIVVAGTQLHSTEEKQRYREQVRKLRKGKKGLVIVNTGNGKGKTSAALGVMTRAWGRDLKVKVIQFLKHENAKFGESRAAAKMEIEFGGTGDGFTWTSKDLDATKAKALHGWELAKTAISSNQYQIVILDEFTYVMAFGWLDVNEVVAWLATNKPELLHVIITGRDAPAALIEHADLVTEMREIKHPFTTQGIRAQIGIDF